The following proteins are co-located in the Dehalococcoidales bacterium genome:
- the brxF gene encoding BREX-3 system P-loop-containing protein BrxF, translating into MIESPVDRLLKSIDSASSLYYRLVLVVAPSGEGKTEVLNEVSKRLNKPIVNINLELSRLLIDLTQRQRILQLPRIMEQIVNGSPGDIVLLDNIELLFDPTLSQDPLRLLQDLSRNRTVVCSWNGTLEDEYITYAAISHPEYRRYHVSDFLVVAPHYKQNGGE; encoded by the coding sequence ATGATCGAAAGCCCGGTAGACCGTCTGCTTAAAAGTATAGATAGCGCATCAAGTCTGTATTACAGACTCGTCCTCGTAGTGGCACCTTCAGGTGAAGGTAAGACCGAAGTATTGAATGAAGTAAGTAAAAGGCTTAACAAACCCATTGTAAATATAAATTTGGAGCTATCTCGATTATTGATTGATCTCACTCAGAGGCAGCGAATACTTCAGTTACCTAGAATCATGGAGCAGATAGTAAATGGTTCTCCTGGCGACATAGTCTTGTTGGATAATATTGAGCTACTCTTTGACCCAACACTCAGCCAAGACCCTCTCCGTCTCTTGCAGGATCTATCCCGTAATAGGACTGTAGTCTGCTCTTGGAATGGAACTCTTGAAGACGAATATATAACTTATGCTGCGATAAGTCATCCGGAATACCGACGTTACCATGTGAGTGACTTTCTAGTTGTAGCTCCGCATTATAAGCAAAACGGGGGAGAATAA
- a CDS encoding helix-turn-helix domain-containing protein produces the protein MRENRSGDILTLEELANYLKVPKSTVYKLVREGRIPAQKVGRHWRFRKQTIDRWLEKRQA, from the coding sequence ATGCGTGAAAATAGATCAGGTGACATTCTTACATTGGAGGAACTAGCCAACTATCTTAAAGTACCTAAATCCACGGTTTACAAGCTAGTTCGAGAAGGAAGAATTCCAGCTCAAAAAGTAGGCCGCCACTGGCGCTTCCGAAAACAAACAATTGATCGTTGGTTGGAAAAGAGACAAGCTTGA